CCTACTGTTACTCCGTCAAATGATTGATCCTCAAAAGGGAGTTCCATTGCATTACCCTGAATAAATTGTATATTACCAAGGTTGGATGCTTGAAGTAACGATTTTTGAGCTACTTCAAGCATTTTAGCGGAAAAATCCAAGCCTGTCACACTGCCATGATTTCCTACTGCCTGCCCTAATTCCATGGATAGTTGACCTGTTCCACAACAAACATCCAAGATGTGCATGCTGGGCTTAGCTCCTACCTTTTGAACTGCCAGACGACGCCATCGTTTATCCATTCCCAAACTCATTAAACTGTTCATCAAATCATAACGCCCTGCAATAGCGTTAAAAGTCTCTTTTACATAAGTAGCTTTATCTTTCCCTGCAAAATCCATGGCAATCTCCCTACCTATTGGTTTTATTTTTATTGCAATAGTATTGACATTTTCTTAAATACTACCCTTACATTAACTTTTTGTCTAGAGACCAGCCTTTATGATGGCAACTTCATTCAAAATTAATTTTTAATTGATTAATTGACATATGTCAATGCACCAAGTATACTGCAATAAACAGTATAGTGCTTATTGCAGTATACTTGGTGCATTAGTGTAAAGGGGGCAGAAATTTGAATCGATCAAAAAAGAGCCGGCATACAAATGCTTTTATTCTTTTATTTTTACAGGAATCATCATCCTCCTATGGGGCTCAGATTCTCTCCAGCTTACAGTCCGATTTACCCTATTGTTTAACCGACAGTCCTAGCGTTTACCGTGCCCTTCAAGAAATGGAGGAGAAAGGTTGGCTAAAATCCAGTTGGAAGACCCCCGAAACTGGTCCTCCTCGTAAATGGTATGAAATCACACCCCAGGGACAATCGGCACTCCATGATTATGCTATAGACATTGCTAAACGTAAAGCTAATTTCGACTTTTTTCTTGAGCATTACACCGGACTTAGCAAGCACAGTATTTTTCGAAAGGAGCACCCAGATGAATTTTAAACAGCCTATTGAATATTCAACAATCGGTGTATTGTCACTGGCTCACATGCTTAATGATATGTATAGTAACTA
This Desulfosporosinus orientis DSM 765 DNA region includes the following protein-coding sequences:
- a CDS encoding demethylmenaquinone methyltransferase: MDFAGKDKATYVKETFNAIAGRYDLMNSLMSLGMDKRWRRLAVQKVGAKPSMHILDVCCGTGQLSMELGQAVGNHGSVTGLDFSAKMLEVAQKSLLQASNLGNIQFIQGNAMELPFEDQSFDGVTVGWGLRNLPDLHQGLREMVRTVKPGGKVVSLDMAKPSLPGFKQAYWLYFEKLIPLMGKIWANKASAYQYLHDSAREFPAQEELARIFAECGLENTSYHNLAGGVVAIVSGTRPKE
- a CDS encoding PadR family transcriptional regulator; the protein is MNRSKKSRHTNAFILLFLQESSSSYGAQILSSLQSDLPYCLTDSPSVYRALQEMEEKGWLKSSWKTPETGPPRKWYEITPQGQSALHDYAIDIAKRKANFDFFLEHYTGLSKHSIFRKEHPDEF